A genome region from Bacillaceae bacterium IKA-2 includes the following:
- a CDS encoding ABC transporter substrate-binding protein has translation MMLKKLSIFLLMIMFLLLVGCNQVDEQNQGEGTKTSNESEVDTEAPGEYSDDLIEATLILDWVPNTNHTGLYVAQEKGFFEEEGLDLTIIEPAMDGALQVVAAGKADFGIASQTSITIARSIDIPVVSIAAVIQEHTSGFAAPVEKNITSPKDFEGKTYGGWGGAEEEAILKTVLNSHNVDPSTVDNVIVGSADFFTNTKRDIDFQWIFYGWTGIEAEVRGVEINMMFLKDIDPVFNYYSPVIFSNNSVIEEKPELAEKFLKAVSKGYQFAIENPEEAAEILINATPESDEELIRASQLWLSPRYQGDAEKWGLQKEEIWDNFSAWMLEAGLIETDVKTNEAMTNIFLP, from the coding sequence ATGATGTTAAAGAAATTAAGTATATTTTTATTAATGATAATGTTTTTACTGTTAGTTGGTTGTAATCAAGTTGATGAGCAAAACCAAGGTGAAGGAACGAAGACGAGTAATGAATCAGAAGTTGATACAGAAGCGCCGGGAGAATATTCGGATGATCTAATTGAAGCTACCCTTATTTTAGATTGGGTACCAAATACGAATCATACGGGTCTATATGTTGCTCAGGAAAAGGGCTTTTTTGAAGAAGAAGGTCTTGATTTAACGATTATTGAACCTGCGATGGACGGTGCCCTTCAAGTTGTTGCAGCAGGAAAAGCTGATTTTGGGATTGCTTCACAAACAAGTATCACAATTGCTCGATCTATAGATATTCCAGTTGTTTCAATTGCAGCAGTTATTCAAGAGCATACATCAGGTTTTGCTGCTCCAGTTGAAAAAAATATTACATCACCAAAAGATTTTGAAGGAAAAACATATGGTGGTTGGGGCGGTGCAGAAGAAGAAGCCATTCTTAAAACTGTATTGAATTCGCACAATGTCGATCCATCAACAGTAGATAATGTAATCGTTGGTTCAGCTGACTTTTTTACTAATACGAAGAGAGATATAGATTTTCAATGGATTTTTTACGGGTGGACAGGAATTGAAGCAGAAGTTCGCGGCGTAGAAATTAATATGATGTTTCTAAAGGACATTGATCCAGTGTTTAACTACTACTCTCCAGTTATTTTTAGTAATAATTCGGTTATTGAAGAGAAGCCTGAGCTTGCTGAAAAGTTTTTAAAAGCTGTGTCGAAAGGCTATCAATTTGCAATTGAAAATCCGGAGGAAGCTGCTGAAATCTTAATTAACGCTACTCCAGAATCAGATGAGGAATTGATACGTGCATCACAACTCTGGTTGAGCCCACGATACCAAGGAGATGCAGAAAAGTGGGGACTACAAAAAGAAGAAATTTGGGATAACTTTTCAGCATGGATGCTTGAGGCTGGTTTAATTGAAACAGATGTAAAGACGAATGAAGCGATGACAAATATATTTTTACCATAA
- a CDS encoding ABC transporter permease — protein MKKLRMYGFSAAPTVIAILIFLIVWEVAVWKWSVEKWILPAPSLIVQTFSNTLHLLPEHIWMTSMVAVIGFGLGITVALVMAFILDISPLLRKSFYPILLFSQTIPIIAIAPLLIIWFGYGILPKVLVVALVTFFPIVVSMVEGLQSSDRDMIRLVRSMGGSYWQVFHSVRFPHALPYLFTGLRIGATYSVLAAVISECVGASKGLGIYLIKAQSSFATDKVFVVIVLISILSCLLFLVVILISRLMMPWKYKIKK, from the coding sequence ATGAAAAAATTACGTATGTATGGATTTTCAGCTGCACCCACTGTAATTGCTATTTTGATCTTTCTTATCGTCTGGGAAGTGGCTGTTTGGAAATGGAGTGTTGAAAAATGGATATTACCAGCTCCGAGTTTAATCGTTCAAACATTTAGTAATACGTTGCATTTGTTACCCGAACATATCTGGATGACTTCCATGGTGGCAGTAATCGGCTTTGGATTAGGAATTACTGTTGCGTTGGTGATGGCTTTTATTTTAGATATCTCACCACTGCTGCGTAAAAGTTTTTATCCGATTCTTTTATTTTCACAAACGATTCCAATTATTGCAATTGCGCCTTTGTTAATTATTTGGTTTGGGTATGGAATTCTACCTAAAGTATTAGTTGTAGCACTAGTAACTTTTTTTCCAATTGTAGTAAGTATGGTCGAGGGATTACAGTCTAGTGATCGTGATATGATTCGACTTGTGCGTTCAATGGGAGGATCATATTGGCAGGTATTTCATTCTGTTAGGTTTCCACATGCACTTCCCTACCTATTTACGGGGCTAAGGATCGGAGCTACATACAGTGTATTAGCGGCAGTCATATCAGAATGTGTTGGTGCTAGTAAAGGTCTAGGTATTTATTTAATAAAAGCACAAAGCTCCTTTGCAACTGACAAAGTATTTGTGGTAATTGTCTTGATATCTATCTTAAGCTGTCTATTATTTTTAGTTGTTATATTAATTAGTAGGCTTATGATGCCATGGAAATACAAAATCAAAAAATAG
- a CDS encoding HDOD domain-containing protein: MEVYVARQPIFDRKMNVSGYELLYRKSMNNFYEGLDDNQSTAALINNAFFAMKFDELTSGTRAFINFSEEMLLKEIPLSLPKEAIVVEVLERVEINEKVINACKNLREKGYIIALDDFVFQESYLPLIEIAHIVKVEFSTVSFEKQKQLIKLYKNKIKFLAEKVETREEYQLALSMGYDYFQGYFFSKPVIIKGKEIDSLNVNLIKVINELNNEEPEFQKITEIIETDLGISYKLLRVANSSYFGSRYEIHSIKQALVRLGIAEIKKWLYLMMLNDIQIIENKELIKTCLIRAKLMELLACEIDMENKHLEHFMTGMFSAIDVLLNRSMGEIVKELPLSTDVREALLGKDNQIRKTLDLVLNYEKSNWNETETERYFSSLTQERFMSMYMEALKWVIKLDY; this comes from the coding sequence TTGGAGGTTTATGTAGCTCGTCAACCCATATTTGATAGGAAGATGAACGTTTCTGGTTATGAACTTTTATATCGAAAAAGTATGAACAATTTTTATGAAGGACTTGATGATAATCAATCGACAGCAGCGTTAATTAATAATGCTTTTTTTGCTATGAAGTTCGATGAACTCACAAGTGGAACTAGAGCATTCATAAACTTTTCTGAAGAGATGCTTTTAAAGGAAATACCTTTATCATTGCCTAAAGAAGCAATTGTTGTAGAAGTTTTAGAAAGGGTGGAAATTAACGAAAAGGTAATTAATGCATGTAAAAATCTGAGAGAAAAAGGTTACATAATAGCTCTTGATGATTTTGTATTTCAAGAATCCTATTTACCCCTCATAGAAATAGCCCATATTGTTAAAGTAGAATTTTCTACTGTCAGCTTTGAAAAACAAAAGCAACTAATAAAACTGTATAAAAATAAAATAAAATTTTTAGCAGAAAAAGTGGAAACAAGGGAAGAATATCAATTGGCTTTAAGTATGGGGTATGATTATTTTCAAGGATATTTTTTTAGTAAGCCTGTTATCATAAAGGGGAAAGAGATAGATAGTTTAAATGTAAATCTTATAAAAGTCATTAACGAATTAAATAACGAGGAACCAGAATTTCAAAAAATCACTGAAATTATTGAAACAGATCTAGGTATTTCTTATAAACTGTTAAGAGTAGCTAATTCTAGTTATTTCGGATCAAGATATGAAATACATTCTATAAAGCAAGCGTTAGTTCGATTAGGTATAGCAGAAATTAAAAAATGGCTTTATTTAATGATGTTAAATGATATCCAAATTATAGAAAATAAAGAACTAATAAAAACTTGTTTAATAAGAGCCAAATTAATGGAGTTATTGGCGTGCGAAATAGACATGGAAAATAAACATTTAGAACATTTTATGACTGGAATGTTTTCAGCTATCGATGTTCTATTAAATCGCAGCATGGGAGAAATTGTGAAAGAATTACCCTTATCTACAGATGTAAGAGAAGCTTTGCTTGGGAAGGACAATCAAATCAGAAAAACCTTAGATTTAGTACTTAATTATGAAAAATCAAATTGGAATGAAACAGAGACTGAAAGATATTTTTCTAGCCTAACCCAGGAAAGATTTATGAGTATGTACATGGAAGCACTAAAATGGGTAATAAAGTTAGACTATTAG
- a CDS encoding cupredoxin domain-containing protein — protein sequence MITFNLMLPGLTSAQEDEFVIHMVTGEFKAKTKDGKEIEAYRWDPGTIFVPKGKEVTLSIYGVNGELHPFYIEGTSIKGNVKKGEETRVKVKFDKEGIYRIVCTAHETIEQNGPMIGYIVVD from the coding sequence ATGATAACTTTTAACTTAATGTTACCGGGGTTAACGAGTGCACAAGAAGATGAGTTTGTAATTCATATGGTAACAGGAGAGTTTAAAGCGAAAACAAAAGATGGAAAAGAAATTGAAGCATACCGTTGGGATCCAGGCACGATCTTTGTACCAAAAGGTAAAGAAGTCACGTTAAGTATTTATGGTGTCAATGGAGAATTGCATCCGTTTTATATTGAGGGAACGAGTATTAAAGGAAATGTAAAAAAAGGTGAAGAAACAAGAGTAAAAGTTAAGTTTGATAAAGAAGGCATATATCGAATTGTTTGTACTGCGCATGAAACAATTGAACAAAATGGTCCAATGATTGGTTATATCGTTGTAGACTAA
- a CDS encoding ABC transporter ATP-binding protein — protein sequence MELDIRNIHHSFSGELVIKGVNLSLEKGEFVSIIGPSGCGKSTLFNLIAGLEVPDIGNVYIEGKDMTGIRGHSSYMMQKDLLFPWKTVLENVLLGPTITKQNTEKIKEEALFLFPLFGLKGYENFYPRVLSGGMKQRAALLRTFMHKKQLLLLDEPLGALDALTRETMHEWLLQVWSQMQRTILFITHSIDEAIFLSDRIYVLAPRPTEVILEVKVTLPRPRKKEITVTAEYLKIKAQLMNALYEK from the coding sequence ATGGAATTAGATATTCGAAATATACATCATTCTTTTAGTGGGGAACTAGTAATTAAAGGTGTTAACCTTTCTCTTGAAAAAGGTGAATTTGTTTCAATAATTGGACCAAGCGGTTGTGGTAAAAGTACGTTATTTAATTTAATCGCTGGGCTGGAAGTTCCAGATATAGGGAATGTTTACATCGAAGGAAAAGATATGACAGGGATACGTGGGCATAGCAGTTACATGATGCAAAAGGATTTACTATTCCCATGGAAGACGGTTCTTGAAAATGTCCTTTTAGGCCCGACTATTACGAAACAAAACACAGAAAAAATAAAGGAAGAGGCTCTTTTTCTTTTCCCACTGTTTGGTTTAAAGGGGTATGAGAATTTTTATCCAAGAGTATTGTCCGGGGGCATGAAGCAACGTGCTGCATTACTAAGAACCTTTATGCACAAAAAACAACTATTGCTATTAGATGAACCGTTGGGCGCACTAGATGCTTTAACCCGAGAGACGATGCATGAATGGCTGTTACAGGTATGGAGTCAAATGCAAAGAACGATATTATTTATTACGCATAGTATTGATGAAGCAATTTTCTTATCGGACCGTATTTATGTGTTAGCACCTCGCCCCACGGAGGTCATTTTAGAAGTGAAAGTAACATTGCCTCGGCCAAGAAAAAAAGAAATAACGGTAACTGCCGAATATTTAAAAATAAAGGCACAGTTAATGAATGCGTTGTATGAAAAGTAA
- a CDS encoding aldolase catalytic domain-containing protein, translating into MGDNSKILDCTIRDGGLINNWDFSVEFVQDLYNGLSAAGVEYMEIGYKNSAKLLNMTEPNPWRCLDDKFLNEIIPEKKFTKLSALVDIGRVDPNDILPREQSVLDMIRVACYIREVDKGLELVKMFHDMGYETSLNIMALSNVPEPQLIEAFKMVNESPVDVVYIVDSFGSLDPVDVEHQVKKFKAMIPNKELGIHTHNNMQLAFANTLVAKRNGVTFLDSSVYGMGRAAGNCNTELLVSHIQKPSYELKPVLGVIEKHMLEMRQKWEWGYIIPFMVSGMLNEHPRVAMAYRASDDRDKFIDFYDKVTSPEASLAPASK; encoded by the coding sequence ATGGGGGATAATAGTAAAATTTTAGACTGCACCATTCGTGATGGCGGTTTGATTAACAATTGGGATTTCAGTGTTGAATTTGTTCAAGACCTTTATAACGGTCTAAGTGCTGCGGGTGTTGAATATATGGAGATTGGCTATAAGAATTCTGCAAAGCTTCTTAATATGACTGAGCCCAATCCGTGGAGATGTCTTGACGATAAATTCCTGAATGAAATTATTCCTGAGAAAAAATTCACAAAGCTATCAGCATTAGTAGATATTGGCCGAGTAGATCCAAATGACATACTGCCACGTGAGCAAAGTGTTTTAGATATGATTCGGGTGGCGTGCTATATTCGTGAAGTGGATAAAGGCTTGGAGCTGGTTAAAATGTTTCATGATATGGGCTATGAAACTTCACTTAACATTATGGCGCTATCAAATGTACCTGAACCCCAACTTATTGAAGCTTTTAAAATGGTGAATGAAAGTCCTGTCGATGTTGTCTATATCGTTGACTCTTTCGGAAGCTTAGATCCTGTCGATGTTGAACATCAAGTGAAGAAGTTCAAAGCGATGATCCCTAATAAAGAGCTAGGAATTCATACACATAACAACATGCAGTTAGCATTCGCCAACACATTAGTTGCGAAAAGAAACGGAGTTACTTTCCTTGATTCTTCTGTTTATGGCATGGGGCGTGCAGCTGGTAACTGCAATACAGAGCTTCTCGTTAGTCATATCCAAAAGCCAAGCTATGAGCTTAAACCTGTTCTTGGCGTTATTGAAAAGCACATGCTAGAAATGCGCCAAAAATGGGAATGGGGCTATATCATTCCTTTCATGGTCTCTGGTATGCTTAATGAACATCCTCGTGTCGCCATGGCTTACCGAGCAAGCGACGACCGTGATAAATTTATAGATTTCTATGATAAGGTAACATCACCTGAAGCTTCTTTAGCTCCTGCATCAAAATAA
- the tenA gene encoding thiaminase II, whose product MKFSEQLRKKVDSIWNASFEHPFVKGVADGSLPLECFTYYVQQDSFYLSRFAQVQSIGAAKALDFETTSQMAFHAKSTYDAEHLLHEGFSKELGLTKNKEGHMADVPAPTAVAYTNHLFSVAYKGSLGDVIAAILPCYWLYWEIGEMYKGSTPGQPIYQKWIDTYGDEWFEKLVKEQINRLDEWADKASEEEKQRMESTFITSSRYEYMFWEMAYTLEKWPV is encoded by the coding sequence ATGAAATTTTCAGAACAGTTAAGAAAAAAGGTAGATTCAATTTGGAATGCTAGCTTTGAACATCCATTTGTCAAAGGGGTAGCGGATGGTTCACTGCCATTAGAATGTTTTACTTATTACGTTCAGCAAGATTCGTTTTATCTTTCTCGATTTGCCCAAGTACAATCAATTGGAGCAGCAAAAGCACTAGATTTCGAAACAACATCGCAAATGGCATTTCATGCTAAGTCAACCTATGATGCAGAGCATCTGTTGCATGAAGGCTTTTCAAAAGAGTTGGGACTAACTAAAAATAAAGAAGGTCATATGGCTGATGTGCCTGCACCTACAGCTGTTGCCTATACGAATCACTTATTTTCCGTTGCTTATAAAGGATCATTAGGCGATGTTATTGCGGCAATTCTTCCTTGTTACTGGCTATATTGGGAAATTGGAGAGATGTATAAAGGGTCTACTCCAGGTCAACCGATTTATCAAAAGTGGATTGATACTTATGGGGACGAGTGGTTTGAAAAGCTAGTAAAGGAACAAATCAACCGTTTAGATGAATGGGCGGATAAAGCATCAGAAGAAGAAAAACAACGAATGGAGTCTACTTTTATTACAAGCAGCCGCTACGAATATATGTTTTGGGAAATGGCATATACATTAGAGAAGTGGCCAGTGTAA